The Streptomyces sp. HSG2 genome has a segment encoding these proteins:
- a CDS encoding pyridoxamine 5'-phosphate oxidase family protein, with the protein MRETPEELDKLQSLLGTSLSGSTAHLRSIVEGRTITAAQLTGVLTGMCTLALSTVTAKGEPRISGADGHFLHGRWHFGTARDSAKARHLAARPAASVAHMRGENLGVFTHGMVEELNPEDAETTADWEELRAYLQDFYGDDAFDWDREVVYYRLRPHWMTVYAPDLDKLTET; encoded by the coding sequence ATGCGCGAAACCCCAGAAGAACTTGACAAGCTCCAGTCCCTCCTCGGCACCTCCCTCTCCGGCTCGACCGCACACCTCCGCTCGATCGTGGAGGGCCGCACCATCACGGCGGCGCAGCTCACCGGGGTCCTCACCGGCATGTGCACACTCGCCCTCTCCACGGTGACCGCGAAGGGCGAACCGCGTATCAGCGGCGCCGACGGGCACTTCCTGCACGGCCGGTGGCACTTCGGCACGGCGCGCGACTCCGCCAAGGCGCGTCACCTCGCGGCCCGTCCGGCCGCCAGCGTCGCGCACATGCGCGGCGAGAACCTCGGGGTGTTCACCCACGGCATGGTGGAGGAGCTGAACCCCGAGGACGCGGAGACCACGGCCGACTGGGAGGAACTCCGGGCCTACTTACAGGACTTCTACGGCGACGACGCCTTCGACTGGGACCGCGAGGTCGTCTACTACCGGCTGCGCCCGCACTGGATGACCGTCTACGCTCCCGACCTCGACAAGCTCACCGAAACGTGA
- a CDS encoding DUF3488 and transglutaminase-like domain-containing protein — MSGQARLAVRAWAATLAASCALLPLVDPFVWILQAAFFLAVTAAVGMGARRASVPRALVPAAQAAVGLVLLTLAFARGQAVAGVLPGPAVLVRFAELLRQGGDDMVRYAVPAPLESDGIRLMLVGGVLLIGVCVDALAVTFRAAASAGLPLLAVYSVAAGLSDGSGGWFWFLIAAAGYLSLLLADGRDRLARWGRFFGAARGSPPAPGRSAGAPARAGRRIGAAVLGAALLVPLTLPAMDGGLLDPAGARASSDGGGGTIAAVNPLVSLRDSLNADEDREVLSVTTDAAVPSGLYLRIVSLDVFDGATWTPAERRIIDVPAGAFPAPAGLGPDVPREEVSATVSAADWYAQDWLPMPYPPIGVRVEGDWRYEPTGMTLIGDHGQNTRGLTYEVDALEVLPTAERLAAAPPPPEAVAREYTSLPDSVPAVVERTARAVTSGASTAYARAVMLQEYFAADGRFAYDTEVALGDGPEAISRFLRDKRGFCVHYSFTMAAMARSLEIPARVAVGFAPGTPRPDGTISVGLRDAHAWPELYFEGVGWTRFEPTPTRGSAPPYTVANAPGATTPDAPLPSRGSSISPPEDLSDDESCAPAADSPGSCASSSPEAAPPSAAGGPPWGTLATRGLGALLILAVPLVPMLWRMRTRAVRLQVGGGGAAADGSGALAAWRELTDTAWDLGIAPRESETPRAAAARMTRLGVLGPAAEASLDRIARDVERTLYAPVPGQVADPAADARRVIAGFRAAAGRAARWRAVLAPRSSVRAVWAVGERLRGSPRRAVARVRRPRAPGRRD, encoded by the coding sequence GTGAGCGGACAGGCACGGCTCGCCGTGCGCGCGTGGGCGGCGACGCTCGCCGCGTCCTGCGCGCTGTTGCCGCTGGTCGATCCGTTCGTCTGGATACTGCAGGCCGCCTTCTTCCTGGCGGTCACGGCCGCGGTGGGGATGGGGGCGCGTCGGGCGTCGGTGCCCCGCGCCCTTGTGCCGGCGGCGCAGGCCGCGGTCGGACTGGTGCTGCTCACTCTCGCCTTCGCGCGGGGGCAGGCCGTCGCCGGCGTGCTTCCGGGCCCGGCGGTCCTCGTCCGCTTCGCGGAACTGCTGCGCCAAGGCGGCGACGACATGGTCCGGTACGCCGTTCCCGCCCCCCTGGAGTCCGACGGCATACGGTTGATGCTGGTGGGCGGCGTCCTGCTGATCGGGGTGTGCGTGGACGCCCTCGCGGTGACGTTCCGCGCCGCCGCCTCGGCGGGGCTGCCGCTGCTGGCGGTGTACTCGGTGGCGGCCGGGCTCTCCGACGGCTCCGGGGGCTGGTTCTGGTTCCTGATCGCGGCCGCCGGCTACCTGTCGCTGCTCCTGGCCGACGGGCGGGACCGGCTGGCGCGGTGGGGGCGGTTCTTCGGCGCCGCGCGGGGCTCCCCGCCCGCACCGGGCAGGTCGGCCGGAGCACCGGCGCGCGCCGGGCGGCGGATCGGAGCCGCGGTGCTGGGCGCCGCGCTGCTGGTACCGCTCACCCTGCCCGCGATGGACGGCGGCCTGCTGGACCCCGCCGGGGCGCGTGCCTCCTCCGACGGCGGGGGAGGCACCATCGCCGCCGTGAACCCGCTGGTCTCGCTCCGCGACAGTCTGAACGCCGACGAGGACCGCGAGGTGCTGTCGGTGACGACCGACGCGGCGGTCCCGAGCGGCCTCTACCTGCGCATCGTCTCCCTGGATGTCTTCGACGGCGCCACCTGGACGCCCGCCGAACGCCGGATCATCGATGTGCCGGCAGGAGCGTTCCCCGCGCCGGCCGGCCTCGGTCCGGACGTCCCTCGCGAGGAGGTCTCGGCGACGGTCTCGGCGGCGGACTGGTACGCGCAGGACTGGCTGCCGATGCCCTACCCGCCCATCGGGGTACGCGTGGAGGGGGACTGGCGGTACGAACCGACCGGCATGACGCTGATCGGGGACCACGGCCAGAACACCCGGGGCCTCACGTACGAGGTCGACGCCCTGGAAGTGCTGCCCACGGCGGAGCGGCTCGCCGCGGCGCCGCCGCCGCCCGAGGCGGTGGCCCGGGAGTACACGAGCCTGCCGGATTCCGTCCCGGCGGTGGTGGAACGCACGGCGCGGGCGGTGACCTCGGGCGCGTCCACGGCGTACGCGCGGGCGGTCATGCTCCAGGAGTACTTCGCCGCCGACGGCCGCTTCGCCTACGACACCGAGGTGGCGCTCGGCGACGGGCCCGAGGCGATCAGTCGGTTCCTGCGGGACAAGCGGGGATTCTGCGTCCACTACTCCTTCACCATGGCAGCGATGGCGCGCTCCCTGGAGATCCCGGCCAGGGTGGCGGTGGGCTTCGCCCCGGGCACCCCGCGACCCGACGGCACGATCTCGGTGGGGCTCAGGGACGCCCACGCCTGGCCCGAGCTCTACTTCGAGGGGGTCGGCTGGACCCGTTTCGAGCCCACGCCGACCCGGGGCTCCGCCCCTCCCTACACGGTGGCGAACGCGCCGGGTGCCACCACGCCGGACGCGCCGCTTCCTTCCCGAGGGTCCTCCATCTCCCCCCCGGAGGACCTCTCCGACGACGAGAGCTGTGCGCCCGCTGCGGACTCGCCCGGTTCCTGCGCGAGCTCCTCCCCCGAGGCCGCGCCCCCCTCCGCTGCCGGCGGCCCCCCCTGGGGCACCCTGGCGACGCGGGGGCTGGGAGCCCTTCTGATCCTGGCGGTCCCGCTGGTTCCGATGCTGTGGCGGATGCGGACCCGAGCCGTGAGGCTCCAAGTGGGCGGAGGGGGCGCGGCGGCCGACGGATCGGGCGCCTTGGCGGCCTGGCGGGAGCTGACGGACACGGCCTGGGACCTCGGCATCGCGCCGCGCGAGTCAGAGACACCGCGTGCGGCGGCGGCCCGGATGACCCGGCTGGGGGTTCTTGGCCCGGCCGCCGAGGCCTCGCTCGACCGGATCGCGCGGGACGTGGAGCGGACGCTCTACGCCCCGGTGCCGGGCCAGGTCGCCGATCCGGCGGCCGACGCGCGTCGGGTGATCGCCGGTTTCCGGGCCGCGGCGGGTCGAGCCGCTCGGTGGCGGGCCGTCCTGGCTCCAAGGTCGAGCGTGCGGGCGGTGTGGGCCGTCGGCGAGCGCCTGAGGGGATCGCCGCGTCGTGCCGTCGCGCGGGTGCGCCGGCCGCGGGCGCCGGGGCGGCGCGACTGA
- a CDS encoding TetR/AcrR family transcriptional regulator translates to MNSSSASAASGADTPTPAPGRGRRAVTRQKLYEAAVTLIAEQGFSATTVDEIAERAGVAKGTVYYNFASKSVLFEELLRHGVGLLTASLREAAENTARTGGGRVDALDAMIRAGLLFIDRYPAFTQLYVAELWRTNRAWQSTLTVVREEPVAVVEGVLRDGVAAGELSEEIDIPLTAAALVGMVLVAALDWKSFQPGRSIDEVHAALSRLLQGRVSGHRP, encoded by the coding sequence ATGAACAGCAGCAGCGCCTCCGCCGCGAGCGGCGCCGACACCCCGACGCCGGCCCCGGGACGAGGGCGGCGGGCGGTCACCCGGCAGAAGCTCTACGAGGCGGCCGTGACCCTCATCGCCGAACAGGGCTTCTCCGCCACCACGGTCGACGAGATCGCCGAGCGGGCCGGTGTCGCCAAGGGCACCGTCTACTACAACTTCGCCAGCAAGTCGGTGCTCTTCGAGGAGCTGTTGCGCCACGGGGTGGGGCTGCTGACCGCCTCGCTCCGGGAAGCGGCGGAGAACACGGCGCGGACAGGTGGCGGACGGGTCGACGCACTGGACGCGATGATCCGCGCGGGACTCCTCTTCATCGACCGCTACCCGGCCTTCACCCAGCTGTACGTCGCCGAGCTGTGGCGGACCAACCGGGCGTGGCAGTCCACGCTGACAGTGGTCCGTGAGGAACCCGTGGCGGTCGTGGAGGGCGTGCTGCGCGACGGCGTGGCCGCCGGCGAGCTGAGCGAGGAGATCGACATCCCGTTGACCGCCGCCGCCCTCGTCGGCATGGTGCTGGTGGCGGCGTTGGACTGGAAGTCCTTCCAGCCGGGCCGCTCGATCGACGAGGTGCACGCGGCCCTGTCCCGACTCCTGCAGGGCAGGGTCTCCGGTCACCGGCCGTGA
- a CDS encoding ATP-binding cassette domain-containing protein, translating into MDGPPRGLEVRARELGLRGPRGPVFHGVSLDAEPGSLIALEGPSGSGRTCLLLTLTGRMRAGEGTASVGGMALPRHMGAVRRVAALAHVPGVTDLDPALTVGEHLRERALSQRRFGDPLRGLPRPRAARRERSSRIVDDALSAARLDLDRLPKGPRTTVRDLERAEALRLSVALALLGRPRLLGVDDADLKLSPTERGEVWSLLTAIADSGTTVVVVCGHAPGRAVTVPTRPEFGEPTALAARHGAGRKEAGDGLAEAGRA; encoded by the coding sequence GTGGACGGTCCGCCACGCGGTCTGGAGGTCAGGGCCCGGGAACTGGGGCTGCGCGGACCGCGCGGACCGGTGTTCCACGGCGTCTCCCTGGACGCCGAACCGGGATCGCTGATAGCCCTGGAAGGGCCCTCCGGGTCCGGCCGGACCTGCCTCCTGCTCACCCTCACGGGACGGATGCGCGCCGGCGAGGGGACGGCCTCCGTGGGCGGGATGGCGCTCCCCCGACACATGGGCGCCGTGCGTCGGGTCGCCGCCCTGGCCCACGTGCCGGGCGTGACCGACCTCGACCCGGCTCTCACCGTCGGGGAGCACCTGCGTGAGCGGGCGCTCTCGCAGCGGCGTTTCGGCGACCCGCTCCGCGGCCTGCCGCGACCCCGCGCGGCGCGGCGGGAGAGATCGTCGCGTATCGTCGACGACGCCCTCTCCGCCGCCCGGCTCGACCTCGACCGGCTCCCCAAGGGACCCCGCACGACCGTCCGCGACCTGGAGCGCGCGGAGGCGCTGCGCCTCTCCGTCGCCCTGGCCCTGCTGGGAAGGCCCCGCCTGCTCGGCGTGGACGACGCCGATCTCAAGCTCTCCCCGACCGAGCGGGGCGAGGTGTGGTCCCTGTTGACCGCGATCGCCGACTCCGGCACCACGGTCGTGGTGGTGTGCGGCCACGCCCCCGGCCGCGCGGTGACCGTACCCACCCGGCCGGAGTTCGGGGAACCCACGGCACTCGCCGCGCGACACGGTGCCGGGCGGAAGGAGGCCGGCGATGGGCTCGCCGAGGCTGGCCGCGCTTGA
- a CDS encoding MFS transporter produces the protein MTHDASEAGGIPGKRSLRPLGGVLAAMVVSLTGTRISVVALPWFVLVTTGSATQTGLVAFCEMAPYVVVKAFTGPLVDRIGPRAVSWTTDLASATAAAAVPLLHALDLLSFPLLLVLVALIGAARGPGDLAKEVMVPEAAERGRVPLERATGLAGVIERLASTVGLALGGSLVALLGPLTGLAVNAGCFVLGSVIIKLALPRGMGHAVEAAPSPAGETEPGYWRRFGEGFTFLRGEPLLLTVIVMCGITNLLDAAITSVLVPVWARESGNGPTAIGLMGSVMGAAAVGGSLIAAVVAHRLRRRVVVLAGFLLVGAPRFLILAFDAPLGVVLAVFAVSGFGGGFVNPVLGAVLVERVPRRMLGRVNALGDSLAWGGIPLGGLLAGAAVTAVGLVPVLLACGAAYFLTTNLAGLRPEWREMDRTRGRGVVKPHSKEGASQSSVNAAT, from the coding sequence ATGACCCACGACGCTTCGGAGGCTGGCGGCATACCCGGCAAGAGGTCCTTACGGCCGCTGGGCGGGGTGCTGGCGGCCATGGTTGTGTCGCTGACCGGTACGCGGATCTCCGTTGTGGCACTGCCCTGGTTCGTCCTCGTCACAACCGGCAGTGCCACCCAGACTGGGCTGGTCGCCTTCTGTGAGATGGCGCCCTACGTGGTGGTCAAGGCGTTCACCGGGCCGTTGGTGGACCGGATCGGCCCGCGGGCCGTTTCCTGGACCACCGATCTGGCCAGCGCCACCGCCGCCGCCGCGGTCCCCCTGCTCCACGCCCTGGACCTGCTGTCCTTTCCGCTTCTGCTGGTTCTCGTCGCGCTGATCGGCGCGGCCCGGGGACCCGGAGACCTGGCCAAGGAGGTGATGGTCCCGGAGGCGGCCGAGCGGGGCCGGGTACCGCTGGAGCGGGCCACCGGTCTGGCCGGTGTGATCGAGCGACTCGCCTCCACCGTCGGCCTGGCGCTCGGCGGATCCCTGGTCGCGCTGCTCGGTCCGCTGACCGGACTCGCGGTCAACGCCGGCTGCTTCGTTCTTGGATCAGTGATCATCAAACTCGCGCTGCCTCGCGGCATGGGGCACGCGGTCGAGGCAGCCCCCTCACCGGCCGGGGAAACGGAACCGGGCTACTGGCGACGGTTCGGCGAAGGCTTCACCTTCCTGCGCGGCGAGCCGCTGCTGCTCACCGTCATCGTCATGTGCGGCATCACCAACCTGCTGGACGCGGCGATCACCTCGGTGCTCGTACCCGTCTGGGCCAGGGAGTCCGGCAACGGGCCGACCGCGATCGGCCTGATGGGCAGCGTGATGGGGGCCGCGGCGGTCGGCGGGAGCCTGATCGCCGCGGTGGTCGCGCACCGGCTGCGGCGGCGAGTGGTGGTTCTCGCCGGGTTCCTGCTGGTCGGGGCGCCGAGGTTCCTGATCCTCGCCTTCGATGCCCCGTTGGGGGTGGTACTGGCCGTCTTCGCGGTCAGTGGGTTCGGTGGTGGCTTCGTCAACCCAGTGCTAGGGGCCGTCCTCGTCGAGCGGGTGCCGCGCCGGATGTTGGGCCGGGTCAACGCCCTTGGTGACTCGCTGGCCTGGGGCGGTATCCCCCTCGGTGGGCTGCTCGCCGGGGCGGCGGTGACCGCTGTCGGACTCGTGCCCGTACTGCTCGCTTGCGGCGCCGCGTACTTCCTCACCACGAATCTGGCCGGACTTCGGCCGGAATGGCGCGAGATGGACCGCACACGTGGGCGGGGCGTCGTGAAGCCGCATTCCAAGGAAGGCGCCTCACAAAGCAGTGTGAATGCCGCGACATGA
- a CDS encoding DUF3040 domain-containing protein produces MPLSEHEQRMLEQMERALYAEDPKFATALEGSGLRTYTRRRVYQAVAGFLVGIALLMAGMVAQQVWLSVMGFLVMLGCAVLAVTGWRKAPKPGEREAAGAVPQSAAGRPGRAKRSVMDRIEERWQRRRDEQQGGH; encoded by the coding sequence GTGCCGCTCTCGGAGCACGAGCAGCGCATGCTCGAGCAGATGGAGCGAGCGCTGTACGCCGAAGATCCCAAGTTCGCGACGGCGCTCGAGGGAAGCGGGCTGCGTACGTACACCCGGCGACGGGTCTACCAGGCGGTCGCGGGCTTCCTCGTGGGTATTGCGCTTCTCATGGCGGGCATGGTCGCCCAGCAGGTGTGGCTCAGTGTCATGGGATTCCTCGTCATGCTGGGCTGCGCCGTCCTCGCGGTGACGGGGTGGCGCAAGGCCCCGAAGCCGGGCGAGCGGGAGGCCGCCGGGGCAGTGCCCCAGTCGGCCGCGGGCCGCCCGGGCAGGGCGAAGCGCTCCGTGATGGATCGCATCGAGGAGCGCTGGCAGCGCCGTCGGGACGAGCAGCAGGGCGGCCACTGA
- a CDS encoding YhgE/Pip domain-containing protein has translation MGSPRLAALELRRFGRGRLPRAALVALLVLPLLYGALYLWSFWDPYGRLDRIPAALVNEDRGTVADGREVAAGDDIAERLLGGDTFDWHEVDADEARRGVEEGTYYLSLTLPADFSERIASGGEGSAPETGALRVRTNDANNYVVGQISRTVFGEVRRAASTEASRGFLDRIFVSFSDIHDGTEEAASGADDLSSGIGKAEKGAADLADGLEDAHDGSGDLSDGVRRLHAGALDLEEGARQVAGGTGELAERVAEISGASPFLAENERAVAERARVVAEAAASVRANLQDVAEGVPRAAEEARAAREALEEVRRSRCDTAEEVGDACEELTRAVDASGNVAGAAADLEALAAGHDRTLAELDERLAALRAEAEELALLAPRLSENLDDAVARIDSLNSGAERVAAGVGELRAGLATASTGAADLDEGVARLKSGADDLTGGIYRLVDGSTELAGGLREGAGRIPDYDAPERDRRTDAMSDPIRLVTDNLHAAPNYGTGFAPYFIPLSLWVGAMVAYMLVTPMNRRALAAGASPWRIALAGWLPVVAIGVAQTLALLAVLHWLVGLEMARTAGTVGFLFLVTACFTALVQWLNARFGAAGRILVLALLMLQLTSAGGTYPVQTSPDFFNALHPFLPMTHVVDALRRLITGGGLEPVWAACGVLALFTLGALALTTSAARRGQVWTLERLHPELTL, from the coding sequence ATGGGCTCGCCGAGGCTGGCCGCGCTTGAGCTGAGGCGCTTCGGGCGAGGACGCCTCCCGCGGGCCGCGCTGGTCGCCCTGCTGGTGCTTCCCCTGCTCTACGGGGCCCTGTACCTGTGGTCCTTCTGGGACCCCTACGGCCGCCTCGACCGGATCCCGGCGGCACTGGTCAACGAGGACCGGGGCACGGTCGCCGACGGGAGGGAAGTCGCCGCGGGCGACGACATCGCCGAGCGGCTCCTCGGCGGCGACACCTTCGACTGGCACGAGGTGGACGCGGACGAGGCACGACGCGGTGTCGAGGAAGGAACGTACTACCTGTCCCTGACGCTGCCGGCGGACTTCAGCGAGCGGATCGCCTCCGGCGGCGAAGGCTCCGCCCCGGAGACGGGGGCGCTGCGGGTGCGCACCAACGACGCCAACAACTACGTCGTCGGGCAGATCTCCCGGACCGTCTTCGGAGAGGTGCGCCGCGCGGCCTCCACCGAGGCGTCACGGGGATTCCTGGACCGGATCTTCGTGTCCTTCTCCGACATCCACGACGGCACCGAGGAGGCCGCCTCGGGAGCGGACGACCTGAGCAGCGGCATCGGGAAGGCGGAGAAGGGGGCGGCGGACCTGGCCGACGGGCTGGAGGACGCCCACGACGGCAGCGGCGACCTGTCCGACGGCGTGCGACGACTGCACGCCGGTGCACTCGATCTGGAGGAAGGGGCTCGGCAGGTCGCCGGAGGAACCGGGGAACTCGCCGAGCGGGTCGCGGAAATCTCCGGGGCCTCGCCCTTCCTCGCCGAGAACGAGCGGGCCGTCGCCGAGAGGGCGCGAGTCGTCGCCGAGGCAGCCGCTTCCGTCCGCGCGAACCTTCAGGACGTCGCGGAAGGCGTGCCGCGGGCCGCGGAGGAGGCCCGCGCAGCCCGCGAAGCCCTGGAAGAGGTTCGGCGGAGTCGCTGCGATACCGCCGAGGAGGTCGGCGACGCCTGCGAGGAGCTGACGAGGGCCGTGGACGCCTCCGGGAACGTCGCGGGGGCCGCCGCGGACCTGGAGGCGCTGGCCGCCGGACACGACCGGACCCTGGCGGAGCTCGACGAGCGCCTCGCCGCGCTGCGGGCCGAGGCCGAGGAACTCGCGCTCCTCGCGCCGCGCCTGTCCGAGAACCTGGACGACGCCGTCGCCCGGATCGACTCCCTGAACAGCGGCGCGGAGCGGGTGGCCGCCGGGGTCGGCGAACTGCGCGCCGGGTTGGCCACGGCCTCGACGGGCGCCGCCGACCTCGACGAGGGCGTGGCAAGGCTGAAGTCCGGTGCCGACGACCTGACGGGGGGAATCTACCGGCTGGTGGACGGCTCTACCGAGTTGGCCGGGGGGCTGCGCGAGGGCGCCGGTCGCATCCCCGACTACGACGCGCCCGAACGCGACCGGCGCACCGACGCGATGTCCGACCCGATCCGGCTGGTCACCGACAACCTTCACGCGGCGCCGAACTACGGTACGGGCTTCGCCCCGTACTTCATCCCGCTGTCGCTCTGGGTGGGCGCCATGGTCGCGTACATGCTCGTCACGCCCATGAACCGGCGCGCCCTCGCGGCGGGTGCCTCGCCCTGGCGGATCGCGCTGGCCGGCTGGCTGCCCGTGGTGGCGATCGGGGTGGCGCAGACGCTGGCGCTGCTGGCGGTGTTGCACTGGTTGGTGGGTCTGGAGATGGCCAGGACGGCGGGCACGGTCGGGTTCCTGTTCCTGGTCACGGCCTGTTTCACAGCGTTGGTGCAATGGCTGAACGCGCGCTTCGGAGCCGCGGGCCGCATCCTGGTCCTGGCGCTGCTGATGCTCCAGCTCACGTCGGCCGGGGGCACCTACCCGGTGCAGACCAGCCCCGACTTCTTCAACGCCCTCCATCCCTTCCTGCCGATGACCCACGTCGTGGACGCCCTGCGTCGGCTGATCACGGGAGGAGGGCTGGAGCCCGTGTGGGCGGCGTGCGGCGTGCTGGCGCTGTTCACCCTCGGCGCCCTGGCCCTCACGACGTCGGCGGCCCGACGCGGCCAAGTCTGGACCCTGGAGCGCCTGCACCCGGAACTGACGCTTTGA
- a CDS encoding helix-turn-helix domain-containing protein has product MTDAMKRPEGPNHEEDSVVLDAKGLRAMAHPVRVRLVGLLRKYGASTATRLAERLGVNSGTVSYHLRQLGAAGFVEEDAERGNARERWWRSVHQVTEFNERELADREPEAILAFLQSVATTYTLRTQQTLNELQTMPRAWRNSFDMSDWALRLTPEEAVALRQELRAVISRYRRDTPEAAASAPEGAGRVGVITQMLPELDAPAASSLPSSPQDEEGSPTS; this is encoded by the coding sequence GTGACCGACGCGATGAAGAGGCCAGAGGGCCCGAACCATGAAGAGGACTCCGTTGTCCTGGATGCCAAGGGGCTGCGTGCCATGGCGCACCCAGTGCGTGTGCGGCTGGTGGGGCTGCTGCGGAAGTACGGCGCATCGACAGCCACCCGTCTCGCGGAGCGGCTGGGCGTCAATTCCGGGACAGTCAGCTATCACCTGCGCCAGCTCGGCGCGGCTGGTTTCGTTGAGGAGGACGCTGAGCGCGGCAACGCGCGAGAGCGCTGGTGGCGCTCGGTACATCAGGTGACGGAGTTCAACGAGCGGGAGCTGGCCGATCGAGAGCCCGAGGCCATCCTGGCCTTCCTGCAATCCGTCGCCACCACCTACACCTTGCGCACTCAGCAGACGCTGAACGAGTTGCAGACGATGCCCAGGGCGTGGCGGAACTCCTTCGACATGAGCGACTGGGCCTTGCGGCTCACGCCCGAAGAGGCTGTCGCCCTGCGGCAGGAGTTGAGGGCCGTCATCTCCCGGTACCGCAGAGACACGCCCGAGGCGGCGGCAAGTGCCCCGGAGGGTGCCGGACGGGTCGGCGTTATCACGCAGATGCTGCCCGAACTGGATGCGCCTGCCGCGTCGTCGCTCCCTTCCAGCCCTCAGGACGAGGAAGGAAGCCCGACGTCATGA
- a CDS encoding methyltransferase: protein MPDPMRPPADHHHPAPPVADPSRPRAAVRTAVVWEVLQEALDARVAAAGRPVLDVLDAGGGSGNFAVPLARLGHRVTVVDPSPDALFALERRAAEAEVAESVRGVQGDAHGLFEVVDRGGYDAVLCHGVLEYVDDPAEGVRNVVAALRDEGVLSLLGSGLGGAVLARALAGHFTEARHALDDPHGRWGAGDPMPRRFTVEHLTGLVESAGLRVDAVHGVRVFADLVPGALVDTEPGAMEALLRLEEAAAELPAFHSVATQLHVLARRPGP from the coding sequence GTGCCGGACCCCATGCGCCCGCCAGCCGACCACCACCACCCCGCTCCGCCGGTCGCCGACCCCTCCCGCCCTCGGGCGGCGGTCCGCACCGCCGTGGTCTGGGAGGTCCTCCAGGAGGCGTTGGACGCGCGGGTCGCAGCCGCCGGACGCCCGGTGCTCGACGTACTGGACGCGGGCGGCGGCAGCGGCAACTTCGCGGTGCCCCTGGCCCGCCTCGGTCACCGCGTCACGGTCGTCGACCCCAGCCCCGACGCCCTGTTCGCGCTGGAGCGTCGCGCCGCGGAGGCGGAGGTCGCCGAGTCGGTCCGGGGGGTGCAGGGCGACGCCCACGGTCTCTTCGAGGTGGTCGACAGGGGAGGCTACGACGCGGTGCTGTGCCACGGCGTGCTGGAGTACGTCGACGACCCCGCCGAGGGCGTGCGCAACGTCGTCGCCGCGCTTCGTGACGAGGGTGTGCTCAGTCTCCTCGGCTCCGGCCTCGGCGGTGCCGTGCTCGCCCGCGCCCTCGCCGGACACTTCACCGAGGCCCGCCACGCCCTCGACGACCCCCATGGACGCTGGGGCGCGGGCGACCCCATGCCGCGCCGTTTCACCGTCGAGCACCTCACCGGCCTGGTGGAGAGCGCCGGTCTGCGGGTCGACGCGGTCCACGGCGTCCGGGTCTTCGCCGACCTCGTGCCGGGAGCCCTGGTCGACACCGAGCCCGGCGCGATGGAAGCCCTGCTGCGGCTGGAAGAGGCGGCGGCCGAACTGCCCGCGTTCCATTCCGTGGCCACCCAACTGCATGTCCTCGCGCGGCGGCCGGGCCCCTGA